One Thermoflexus sp. genomic region harbors:
- a CDS encoding GAF domain-containing protein, whose product MALLGGILGLAGLILAYVGGRRTRTPEAHLWTLALAALAWWGISESLIVAPVDPKIRLLGVRAQVIGVVGIAPFLLLGAIQYSGTVLRLRLRYRIGIFLIPALTVLLAFSNDRHHLIWSTLELRPDGALQIAYGPWFWLHTLFAIMAFLVALAFMFPVLIHVSRESLPVIAGLFLATALIFAAFLLSLYDPSYAYRSAPWRGASAVMLGLAAVLLGLVFQTLPSFHPIPIARSLIVETMSEGMMVLDPQGRVVDVNPPMARWLHRAPAALIRASMEEALAAWPDLREALRLWSREGQGGIGEFRHPEEDRWFLISFQPILQFQERAGWLVRASDITEYKRQSLQRARQQEALIRLATDPHVQTGDLEEALSRIAWVAAETLQVSRVNIWRLNERSGWLECLVHVEWPSGTFHKGAVLRAADYPAYFEALRQGRAVDATDARQDPRTRELRESYLEPLGIFSMLDAPIRREGQVVGVICHEQVGEIRRWTPEEIAFAAELADLIALVWTNAERRAAEARAQRYAGQLQLLQQLTQELFQTVDLERFYDRVLQGILEILGADRAAILLRDPDGVVRFKAWRNLSESYRQAVEGHWPWDPSDPDPQILWIPNVEQAPELGEVREAVLREGIRALAFVPIQSGGQALGKLMLYYDRPRDPDEETLRLTRALADVVAAALRRRREAWIWEAMAGALQEILDSPPEFQARVQTILRAARRLLRGDRAGLWFYEPIREQVACAGVEGLSEAYVRWLLESYQRVPGVRAIEIPTVIHISDVQRDPRTEGVRDRLVQEGFRAYVVFPLWAPVMTSGQFPFRGVLTVYWDTVWKLEAEELLVGQAFANAAAQALANAYLFEETRRRARHEAALNRVVAAILQAEDLDDVLRIGLEQAQAITGFQMGMVHLWDEGQNCLRLRAAIGIPEEARGLLEECHPGEEAAGPLIEQPVVYSDLPREAPELHRRIPFLSARAWVSVPLRAGSRRVGVLSLYDPAPHLFAEDELTLVQTLADHLALAVERAMLVERMAEQIREVSLLYEASANLLAAHDVGSVVKFLGRFLSEITGGIYARFYRYRSEADTLELLSEYVVSDAASGQWLSWLEQVRDVSLSIRNAALRERKPYALWLPEPGRFEGTPLPPWIQKEDGRVLERLGVRRLMILPLAMGGHVLGLAEVWDPRGDHGFSLNQIALSQAIVNHAAVALEHVRLLELLEEERRRLRTLINAAVDGIILIGTDGRILELNPAAVNLLDLKWEPGAWIGRPVADGIRDLRKVRPALARALIRQLRKWRRDPSGAWTMEFDTETRSLRMQIVGIQSEGAAMGWLAMIYDMTPARTLERLREELFHMVVHDLRNPAASVQTALNFLLSEGLGPLSQEQREVLTIARDNMGRMLRMVNTILELRRLQSGEVVLHRRAISLPELVAGILRELSILIREKSLEVHVDFSSPSGGAGELPKVWGDELFIMRVFQNLLDNAIKFTPSGGEIHIRAALERTDGTPWVKVMVADSGPGVPPEMREAIFKPFVTGMTKGRGVGLGLAFCKLAVEAHGGRIWVEDRPGGGAAFVFTLPAVSGEETPGIQNLEPSLP is encoded by the coding sequence ATGGCCCTATTGGGTGGGATTTTGGGACTGGCAGGCCTGATCCTCGCCTATGTGGGCGGGCGGCGAACGCGAACCCCGGAGGCTCACCTGTGGACGCTGGCCCTGGCAGCGCTGGCCTGGTGGGGGATCAGCGAGAGCCTCATCGTCGCGCCGGTGGATCCGAAGATCCGGCTCCTCGGGGTCCGGGCTCAGGTGATAGGGGTTGTTGGGATCGCCCCGTTTCTCCTGCTGGGCGCTATTCAGTATTCCGGCACGGTCCTGCGGCTCCGTCTCCGCTATCGGATCGGGATCTTCCTGATCCCCGCCCTTACCGTCCTTCTCGCTTTCTCGAACGATCGCCATCATCTGATCTGGTCCACGCTGGAGTTGCGCCCCGATGGAGCGCTGCAGATCGCTTACGGGCCGTGGTTCTGGCTCCATACGCTGTTCGCGATCATGGCCTTTCTGGTCGCCCTGGCGTTTATGTTTCCTGTTCTCATCCATGTCTCCCGCGAATCGCTCCCGGTGATCGCTGGATTGTTCCTGGCCACGGCCCTGATCTTCGCTGCCTTCCTCCTGAGCCTCTATGATCCCTCCTATGCGTATCGATCCGCTCCATGGCGAGGGGCGAGCGCCGTGATGCTGGGGCTGGCAGCGGTGCTGCTGGGCTTGGTATTCCAGACCCTCCCCTCTTTCCACCCGATCCCGATTGCCCGAAGTCTGATCGTGGAGACCATGTCGGAAGGCATGATGGTTCTCGATCCGCAGGGGCGGGTGGTCGATGTCAATCCCCCGATGGCACGCTGGCTCCACCGCGCTCCCGCTGCCCTGATCAGGGCATCGATGGAAGAGGCGCTGGCTGCGTGGCCGGATCTCCGCGAGGCGCTGCGGCTGTGGTCGCGGGAGGGACAAGGAGGGATCGGGGAATTCCGCCATCCGGAGGAGGATCGCTGGTTTCTGATCTCCTTCCAGCCCATTCTGCAATTCCAGGAGCGAGCGGGATGGCTGGTGCGGGCCAGCGATATCACAGAATACAAGCGGCAATCCCTCCAGCGCGCCCGACAGCAGGAAGCCCTGATCCGCTTGGCGACCGACCCCCATGTCCAGACCGGGGATCTGGAGGAAGCGCTGTCGCGGATCGCATGGGTGGCGGCGGAAACCCTTCAAGTCAGCCGGGTGAATATCTGGCGCCTGAATGAACGGAGCGGATGGCTCGAATGCCTGGTCCATGTCGAATGGCCGTCCGGCACCTTCCACAAGGGAGCGGTCCTGCGGGCTGCGGATTATCCCGCTTACTTCGAGGCGCTGCGGCAGGGCCGGGCTGTGGATGCGACGGACGCGCGTCAGGATCCCCGAACCCGGGAGCTGCGGGAGTCGTATCTGGAACCCCTGGGGATTTTCTCCATGCTGGACGCGCCGATCCGCCGGGAAGGACAGGTTGTGGGGGTCATCTGCCATGAGCAGGTGGGCGAGATCCGTCGCTGGACCCCTGAGGAGATCGCTTTTGCCGCTGAGCTGGCAGACCTGATCGCCCTGGTTTGGACGAACGCCGAGCGTCGGGCGGCTGAGGCGCGGGCCCAGCGGTATGCCGGGCAGCTCCAGCTGCTCCAGCAGCTCACCCAGGAGCTCTTTCAGACGGTTGATCTGGAGCGCTTCTATGATCGGGTTCTCCAGGGGATCTTGGAGATCCTGGGAGCGGATCGCGCGGCCATCCTGCTGCGGGACCCGGATGGGGTGGTCCGGTTCAAGGCATGGCGAAATCTCTCCGAATCATACCGTCAGGCCGTGGAGGGACACTGGCCCTGGGATCCCTCGGATCCGGATCCGCAGATCCTGTGGATCCCGAATGTCGAGCAAGCCCCGGAACTGGGAGAGGTCCGCGAGGCGGTGCTTCGAGAAGGGATCCGCGCCCTGGCCTTCGTCCCCATCCAGAGTGGGGGGCAGGCCCTGGGCAAGCTGATGCTGTATTATGATCGGCCCCGGGATCCGGATGAGGAAACGTTGCGCCTAACGCGGGCCCTGGCGGATGTCGTGGCGGCGGCGCTGCGGCGGCGTCGGGAAGCCTGGATATGGGAGGCCATGGCCGGAGCGTTGCAGGAGATCCTGGACAGCCCGCCGGAGTTCCAGGCCCGGGTGCAAACCATCCTGCGGGCGGCGCGGCGGTTGCTGCGGGGCGATCGGGCGGGCCTGTGGTTTTATGAGCCGATCCGGGAGCAAGTGGCCTGCGCCGGCGTGGAAGGGCTCTCGGAGGCCTACGTCCGGTGGCTCCTGGAAAGCTACCAGCGGGTTCCCGGGGTCCGTGCCATCGAGATCCCCACGGTGATCCACATATCGGACGTCCAGCGCGATCCCCGCACGGAGGGCGTCCGGGACCGGCTGGTTCAGGAGGGATTCCGCGCCTACGTGGTGTTCCCTCTGTGGGCACCCGTGATGACCTCCGGCCAGTTCCCCTTTCGGGGCGTGTTGACCGTCTACTGGGATACCGTGTGGAAGCTGGAAGCGGAGGAATTGCTGGTCGGGCAGGCGTTCGCCAACGCAGCCGCCCAGGCGCTGGCGAACGCCTATCTGTTCGAGGAAACCCGGCGGCGGGCCCGCCATGAGGCCGCCCTGAATCGGGTGGTGGCTGCGATCCTCCAGGCGGAGGATCTGGATGATGTTTTGCGCATCGGTCTGGAACAGGCGCAGGCGATCACGGGATTCCAGATGGGAATGGTCCACCTGTGGGATGAGGGTCAGAACTGCCTGCGCCTTCGGGCGGCGATCGGGATCCCCGAGGAAGCGCGGGGGCTGCTGGAGGAGTGTCACCCGGGAGAGGAAGCAGCCGGCCCGCTGATCGAGCAGCCGGTTGTTTACAGCGATCTCCCCCGCGAGGCACCGGAGCTCCATCGGCGGATCCCCTTTCTATCCGCACGCGCCTGGGTGAGCGTCCCGCTCCGGGCGGGCTCCCGCCGGGTGGGCGTTCTCAGCCTTTACGATCCGGCCCCCCATCTGTTCGCAGAGGATGAGCTGACCCTTGTCCAGACGCTGGCCGATCATCTCGCCCTGGCCGTGGAGCGCGCGATGCTGGTGGAGCGAATGGCCGAGCAGATCCGCGAGGTCTCGCTTCTATACGAAGCCAGCGCCAATTTGCTGGCCGCCCATGATGTTGGATCCGTGGTCAAGTTCCTGGGGCGATTCCTCTCGGAGATCACGGGAGGCATCTACGCGCGCTTTTACCGGTATCGATCGGAAGCGGATACGCTGGAGCTGCTTTCCGAGTATGTCGTCTCGGACGCCGCTTCCGGGCAGTGGCTCTCCTGGCTCGAGCAGGTCCGCGATGTTTCGCTCTCCATCCGGAACGCGGCGCTCCGGGAGCGCAAGCCGTATGCGCTGTGGCTCCCCGAGCCAGGCCGTTTCGAGGGAACGCCTCTGCCGCCATGGATCCAGAAGGAAGATGGGCGGGTGCTGGAGCGGCTGGGGGTGCGGCGTCTGATGATTCTGCCGCTGGCCATGGGGGGCCATGTGCTGGGCCTGGCAGAAGTGTGGGATCCGCGTGGCGATCACGGCTTCTCGTTGAATCAGATCGCCCTGAGCCAGGCCATCGTCAACCATGCGGCGGTGGCGCTGGAGCACGTCCGGCTGCTGGAGCTCCTGGAGGAGGAGCGTCGCCGTCTGCGGACGTTGATCAACGCCGCGGTGGATGGCATCATCCTGATCGGCACCGACGGTCGGATCCTGGAGCTCAATCCGGCCGCCGTGAACCTCCTCGATCTGAAATGGGAGCCCGGGGCGTGGATCGGCCGGCCGGTCGCCGATGGGATCCGCGATCTGCGGAAGGTCCGGCCGGCGCTGGCCCGCGCGCTGATCCGCCAGCTCAGGAAGTGGCGCCGGGATCCCTCGGGCGCCTGGACAATGGAGTTCGACACGGAGACGCGGAGCCTGCGCATGCAGATCGTTGGAATCCAGAGCGAGGGCGCGGCGATGGGTTGGCTGGCGATGATCTACGATATGACTCCTGCCCGGACCCTGGAACGGTTGCGGGAGGAGCTGTTCCATATGGTGGTCCACGATCTGCGCAACCCGGCGGCTTCTGTTCAGACGGCGCTGAACTTCTTGCTGAGCGAGGGCCTGGGCCCGCTTTCCCAGGAGCAGCGGGAGGTGCTGACCATCGCCCGGGACAACATGGGGCGTATGCTGCGGATGGTCAACACGATCCTGGAGTTGCGTCGCCTGCAATCCGGGGAGGTGGTTCTTCATCGGAGGGCGATCTCCCTCCCGGAGCTGGTGGCCGGCATTCTCCGGGAGCTTTCCATATTAATTCGCGAAAAATCGCTGGAGGTGCATGTGGACTTCTCATCGCCCAGTGGGGGGGCAGGGGAGTTGCCCAAGGTATGGGGTGATGAGCTGTTCATCATGCGGGTTTTCCAGAACCTGCTGGACAACGCCATCAAGTTCACGCCCTCCGGAGGGGAGATCCACATCCGGGCGGCTCTGGAGCGGACAGATGGAACGCCGTGGGTGAAAGTGATGGTGGCGGATTCCGGGCCAGGGGTGCCTCCGGAGATGCGGGAGGCGATCTTCAAGCCCTTTGTCACCGGGATGACGAAAGGGCGCGGTGTGGGCCTGGGGCTGGCGTTCTGCAAACTGGCGGTGGAGGCCCATGGCGGCCGCATCTGGGTAGAGGATCGCCCGGGGGGCGGAGCCGCCTTTGTGTTTACGCTGCCCGCGGTGTCTGGGGAGGAAACACCTGGGATCCAAAATCTGGAACCATCGCTCCCCTGA
- the lpdA gene encoding dihydrolipoyl dehydrogenase, which produces MPQYDVVIIGGGPGGYVAAIRAAQLGLKTALVEREHLGGVCLNWGCIPTKALLRNAEVIELLRRGDEFGFSFENLKVDYEAAYRRSRQVADRLVRGVQFLMRKNRIDVYEGEGRLRSAREVEVHPTQGAAVGGQKFEGVLEAKYIILATGARPRLLPGLSLDPPRVITYRQALELKQVPRSIVIIGAGPIGLEFAYLFRVYGAEVTLIEMLPHLAPLEDEEISVELEKQFTRLGIRFMTNTRVEAVRAAGDGVAVEAGGQTLQAETVLVAIGVQPNIENLGLEAVGVQTERGAIVVNEFLQTSVPSIYAIGDVTGKLALAHVASAQGIVAVEHIAAREEKGPMPPALDYLAMPRCTYCRPQIASMGLTEKQAKEQGYTVKVGKFPFQANGKALAFGEHAGFIKLVVDAKYGEILGVHLIGPEVTELLPEMVLARTAELTPEEIVRAVHAHPTLSEVLAEAAHAALGAALHI; this is translated from the coding sequence ATGCCGCAGTATGACGTGGTCATCATCGGAGGCGGGCCGGGCGGGTATGTGGCGGCCATCCGGGCGGCCCAGCTGGGCCTGAAGACGGCCCTGGTCGAGCGGGAGCATCTGGGCGGGGTGTGTCTGAACTGGGGTTGCATCCCCACCAAGGCGTTGCTGCGCAACGCCGAAGTGATCGAGCTCCTGCGCCGGGGGGATGAGTTCGGGTTCTCCTTCGAGAACCTGAAGGTCGATTACGAGGCGGCCTACCGCCGCAGCCGTCAGGTGGCTGATCGGCTGGTGCGGGGCGTTCAGTTCCTGATGCGCAAGAACCGGATTGACGTCTACGAGGGGGAGGGGCGCCTTCGCTCGGCCCGGGAGGTCGAGGTGCATCCGACGCAGGGGGCAGCCGTCGGCGGCCAGAAGTTCGAGGGGGTGCTGGAGGCGAAATACATCATCCTGGCCACCGGCGCCCGGCCGCGGCTGCTGCCGGGCCTCTCCCTGGATCCACCCCGGGTGATCACTTACCGCCAGGCCCTGGAGCTGAAACAGGTCCCCCGTTCCATCGTCATCATCGGCGCGGGCCCGATCGGGCTGGAGTTCGCCTATCTCTTCCGGGTTTACGGCGCGGAGGTGACACTGATCGAGATGCTTCCCCATCTGGCGCCGCTGGAGGATGAGGAGATCAGCGTCGAGCTGGAGAAGCAGTTCACCCGCCTGGGGATCCGCTTCATGACGAACACCCGGGTGGAGGCGGTGCGGGCGGCGGGCGATGGGGTGGCCGTGGAAGCCGGCGGGCAGACCCTTCAGGCGGAGACCGTGCTGGTGGCCATCGGCGTCCAGCCCAACATCGAGAACCTGGGCCTGGAGGCTGTGGGGGTGCAGACGGAGCGGGGGGCGATCGTCGTGAATGAATTCCTTCAGACCTCGGTGCCCAGCATTTATGCCATCGGCGATGTCACCGGGAAGCTGGCCCTGGCCCATGTGGCCTCGGCCCAGGGGATCGTGGCGGTGGAACACATCGCCGCCCGCGAGGAGAAGGGCCCGATGCCCCCGGCCCTGGACTACCTGGCCATGCCGCGCTGCACCTACTGCCGCCCTCAGATCGCCTCCATGGGGTTGACCGAGAAGCAGGCGAAGGAGCAGGGCTACACCGTGAAAGTGGGGAAGTTCCCCTTCCAGGCCAACGGGAAGGCCCTGGCCTTCGGCGAGCACGCGGGGTTTATCAAACTGGTCGTGGACGCCAAATATGGGGAGATCCTGGGGGTGCATCTCATCGGCCCTGAAGTCACCGAGCTGCTGCCCGAGATGGTCCTGGCCCGGACGGCCGAGCTCACCCCGGAGGAGATCGTGCGGGCGGTCCATGCCCACCCCACCCTCAGCGAGGTCCTGGCCGAGGCCGCCCATGCCGCCCTGGGGGCGGCTCTCCATATCTGA
- a CDS encoding ABC transporter permease has protein sequence MLARLQESLQTAIQSLMANKLRTALSLLGILIGVGAVIALLAAGQGVQDYIQRQVQAIGPNVLFVFPGGFSQSGFTRAAAQQSGLMRPILTLGDARALQDPTRAPDILMVAPVVAQTFPVASEKERAIVTVRGVTPEYRIARNWQVDRGRFIEPEDEGTRARVALLGAETARTLFGEGDPIGQLIRIRDVPFRVIGLLSRKGGTSFGNDDEVVLIPLSTMHQYLYSVRGRGGEPGLTAIVLVARSHERIRIAQEQAITILRERHGVRFREDEDFTVVSQEEILSLFGNLTAILTAFLSAIAGISLLVGGIGIMNITLVSVRERTREIGLRKAVGARRRDIMLQFLVETVLLSLTGGALGVLLGIGVAQLISALAGGAFRAMVTPGAVMLAVGISSAVGLFFGLYPAWRAARLDPIIALRYE, from the coding sequence ATGCTGGCCCGTCTACAGGAGAGCTTGCAGACTGCAATCCAGAGCTTAATGGCCAACAAACTTCGCACGGCCCTCAGTCTCCTGGGGATCCTGATCGGGGTCGGCGCGGTGATCGCCCTGCTGGCGGCGGGCCAGGGGGTGCAGGATTACATCCAGCGCCAGGTCCAGGCGATTGGACCCAACGTCCTGTTCGTCTTCCCCGGGGGATTCTCTCAGAGCGGGTTCACACGGGCCGCCGCCCAGCAATCCGGTCTGATGCGTCCTATCCTGACGCTGGGCGATGCCCGGGCCCTGCAGGATCCGACCCGGGCGCCCGATATCCTCATGGTCGCCCCCGTGGTGGCCCAAACCTTTCCGGTCGCCTCAGAAAAAGAGCGCGCCATCGTGACGGTGCGCGGGGTGACCCCCGAGTATCGCATCGCCCGGAACTGGCAGGTGGATCGCGGGCGGTTCATCGAACCCGAAGACGAAGGAACCCGCGCCCGGGTCGCCCTGCTGGGCGCGGAGACCGCTCGGACCCTTTTCGGGGAAGGGGACCCGATCGGACAGCTGATTCGGATCCGGGATGTCCCCTTCCGGGTGATCGGCCTGTTGAGCCGGAAAGGTGGGACCTCCTTCGGGAACGATGACGAGGTGGTGCTGATCCCCCTCAGCACCATGCATCAGTATCTTTACAGCGTGCGGGGGCGTGGGGGGGAGCCAGGCCTCACCGCCATTGTGCTGGTTGCCCGCTCCCATGAGCGGATCCGGATAGCCCAAGAGCAGGCGATCACGATCCTGCGGGAACGCCATGGGGTCCGCTTTCGGGAAGATGAGGATTTCACCGTTGTCTCCCAGGAAGAGATCCTGAGCCTCTTCGGCAACCTCACCGCGATCCTCACTGCCTTTCTTTCCGCGATCGCCGGGATCTCTCTGCTGGTCGGAGGGATCGGGATCATGAACATCACCCTGGTCTCGGTGCGGGAGCGCACCCGGGAGATCGGCCTGCGCAAAGCGGTAGGGGCCCGGCGGCGGGATATCATGCTCCAGTTTCTGGTCGAGACGGTGCTGCTTTCGCTAACCGGGGGCGCGCTGGGGGTCCTGCTGGGGATCGGGGTGGCGCAGTTGATTTCCGCCCTGGCGGGAGGCGCGTTTCGGGCGATGGTGACCCCCGGGGCGGTGATGCTGGCGGTGGGCATCAGTTCAGCCGTCGGTCTCTTCTTCGGTCTCTACCCCGCCTGGAGGGCCGCCCGCCTGGACCCGATTATCGCGTTACGGTATGAATAG